Below is a genomic region from Brassica oleracea var. oleracea cultivar TO1000 chromosome C9, BOL, whole genome shotgun sequence.
CGCGAGGCTTCAAGCACTGGAGGCTGACAGGGAATCGATGAGACAGGCGATTGTGTCTATGAGGACTGAGAAAGCTCAGATGGTTCTTTTGAAAGAGATTGCACAACATCTATCGAAGGATATTATTCCTGAACGGAGATTGCCTCTGCAGAAAGCATCTGCTGTTGGAACATTCAGTTCTCTCTTTAAGGTGAGATTTTCTAGTATACCAATCAATGTGGTGTGTGATCTTTAATATTATATTCTGATAGGAAACAGCTTAGCTGATTCTTGTGGTTGTTTCTTGTGCAGTGGATCACATCTTTTCTTTTCTGGAGAAAGAGGGCTCGTCGAAGCAGGTAAGCAAACACAGTCTTGAACTTTGATTAGCTTTTGCTTCACCTTGTATACTTATGCAAGCATACTTGTGTTCAAAATGGTAAAATGCAGGTACATGAACGGGATGCAAAGAAGCAACATGGGGTTGCAAATGCTTCTAGAAACGACTCCACGGATACGGCAATGGAGATGTCTTTCAAGAACGCAAGTGTGAAACAGATCCACTTTCTCCAACTCGGTGAATCTGAAGGCTCTTAATGTTAATATACTGGGAGTAACATCACTCTCCCATCATCATTCATATGGTTGCTGAGGAAAAAAAATGTTTTTCTCTGTGTGCAGTTTCTTTCTTTATTTTGCATTTGCCATATATATTTCATTTGTTGTTTGGGGTTTGAATGGGGTTTGATTATTGTCTAAAAGCTTGTTTTTTTTTATACAGTAAGCTGTGTATAATTTTCCCACATTCTTGTTTGGGTTCTCTCTGGCAAAGAATACAAAACTTCCGGTGATCGGAACTTGGTGTTGTATTGAATGTACTCAAAAGTTATCGATCCTTTAAACGAAGCTACCATCAATCAAAGTTTATTTCTCTTTTTGTTTTTCAAGGTCTAATTGATTAATCCACATCTAATCAATTTCGGTTTAACCGGTTCGACCCAAAGAGATTGCCCAATCGAATTTTCTTATTCCGGTTTAGTAGTCACTCGTTAAAACCCAAAACCCTCGCCGCATAAGCTGATTGAAGCTCCGTCACAAGATGCCGAACTCGCTTCTAGCCTCCAGTCTCCGTAACCGGCGGCGCAGATCCAAATCCAAAAGACAAAAGCTCATTCAGAATCAACCTCCGTCTCAAGAGACGGCACTAACAGAGGAGGAAGAGGAAGAAGAAGAAGATGAAGGAAACGGGTTCAAGCTCAAAACTTCAGCAAAGCACGGAGTCCAACCTCTCGGAAACCTCTACTTCGTCAACAAGGGCGCCGTCAACGTGCGAAACACTGGTCTAGGCAACCTCCAGGTCCTCACCGACGAGCTCGTTCTAGAAATCCTAGCTCTCCTCGACGCGGCTCATCTCGGCGTTTTATCCACCGTCACCAAATCCTTCTACGTATTCGCTAACCACGAGCCTCTCTGGAGAAACCTCGTCTTGGAAGAGCTAAAAGGAGACTTTTTGTTCGCCGGGTCGTGGAAAGCCACCTACGTAGCGTCTCGTTATCCAAAGTCGCAGCCTTTTGGAGGAGATGGCGAATCGGTTTTGAAGATTAGAGATTTCTATTCTGATTACCTCTTCCAGAGCTGGCTATGCGCGAATCTCGAGATGAAGCGGGAGTGGCTTGAACGGGATAACATCTCCCGTGTGAGAGGCCTTTCCGTTGAGGAGTTTATTACTAACTTCGAGGAGCCGAATAAGCCTGTTCTGTTGGAAGGGTGTTTGGACGACTGGGGTGCGGTTAAGAAATGGACTAAAGAGTATCTGAGTGACGTGGCTGGTGACGTGGAGTTCGCTGTTGGTCCGGTTGAGATGAAGCTCGAGAACTATTTTAAGTACTCTGACGGAGTTAGCGAGGAGAGGCCGTTGTACTTGTTTGATCCCAAGTTTGCTGAGAAAGTTCCCGTTTTGGACTCGGAGTATGAGGCTCCTGTCTATTTTAGGGAAGATTTGTTTAGTGTTTTGGGAAACGAGCGGCCTGATTATAGATGGATTATAATCGGACCGTCCGGGTCTGGTTCTTCTTTCCATATTGATCCTAACTCGACCTCTGCTTGGAACGCGGTGATCACGGGTTCGAAGAAGTGGGTTTTGTTCCCGCCGGATGTGGTTCCTCCGGGTGTGCATCCGAGTCCTGATGGAGCGGAAGTGGCTTGTCCCGTTTCGATAATGGAGTGGTTTATGAACTTTTATGGTGATACTAGGAGTTGGAATAAGAGGCCTGTTGAGTGTGTGTGCAAAGCTGGGGAGGTGGTGTTTGTACCTAATGGATGGTGGCATCTGGTGATTAACTTGGAGGAATCTATTGCTATTACTCAGAACTATGTTAGCAGGTAAATGATTTTTTCTATACTGGCTCCTTAGTTGGATCATGGATGCCTCGTTGAAATTAATAAAGTTGACAACAGATACTACCATTAGCTATCAACACAAGTTTACAAGTAGCAAAGATTTGATGTAACTAGAATATCAAAAGTATATTAAATGTGTTTTTTATACATTATTTGGGAGTTGTCTGTGCATAGGTTGCAGAAACTGTTGATTTTATGGAATTTAATTTCGTATTTGTGAATTGAGTTGTGGTCTAATTGTGGTGGAACATTACTTGTGCAGGAGGAATCTACTGAACGTATTGGAGTTCTTGAAGAAACCAAATGCTAAAGAGCTCGTCTCCGGAACAAACGACAGAGAGAACTTGCATGACAAATTCAAGAAGGCCATTGAAGAAGCCTACCCTGGAACCATCCAAGAGCTAGAGAAGAAAGCAGAAGAAAAGAGAATAGCCGAAGAACAAAAAGTCACATTCTGGGACGCTGCAACAGATTCCAAATCTGGTGCCTTCAAGTTTTCTTTCTAAACACAAACATCAGCTCCAAATTTTTTATTGTAACAACAATCAATATATGTGCTCTACTCTGTTTCATTAAAGTCAGAACTTTGAATACAAATAAAGTTTAATCCTTTATAAAGTTTCAAACTTTATCGTTAACTTACCTCAGAGAATGAGTAGCAGCATCGTGCTCAACACACTTCGCTCAAAACACCCGAAGCTAGCTTTACTCCAAACCTGCTCTTCCTTCACCGACCTCAAGATCATCCATGGCTTCCTCATACGAACCCATCTCATCTCCGACGTCTTCGTCGCCAGCCGTCTCCTCTCTCTCTCCTTCAAATCCACCGAATACGCGTACAGAATCTTCTCCCAGATCCAAAGCCCGAACCTTTTCGTCTTCAACCTCCTCATCCGCACCTTCTCCACAAGCCCAGAGCCTAGCAAAGCTTACAACTTCTACACCCAGATGCTGAGACTTTGCATCCCCCCAGATAACATCACGTTCCCGTTTCTTATCAAAGCCTCCGCTGAGATGGAGTGCGTGGGAACAGGAGCGCAGATTCATTCGCACATAGTTAGATTCGGGTTCCACAACGATGTTTATGCAGAGAACTCTCTTGTTCACATGTACGCCACTTGCGGCTCGATCGCCTCCGCCGGTAGAGTCTTTGGAGGGATGTCGTATCGCAATGTGGTTTCTTGGACTTCGATGGTGGATGGGTACTGCAAATGCGGGTTGGTTGATGACGCGCGAGAGATGTTCGACGAAATGCCTCACAGAAATTTAGTGACGTGGAGTATTATGATCAACGGGTATGCGAAGAATAACCGTTTCGAGGAAGCGGTTGAGTTGTTTGAAGTGATGCAAAGAGAAGGCGTTGTCGCGAACGAGACGGTTATGGTGAGTGTTGTTTCCTCTTGTGCTCATTTGGGAGCGCTTGGGGTTGGTGTAATGGCGCATGAGTACGTGGTTGAGAATGGCATGAGTGTGAATCTTGTTCTCGGGACGGCTCTTGTGGAGATGTACTGGAGGTGCGGGGAGATGGAGAAGGCGGTTCGTGTGTTTCAGGAGTTGGATGAGAAGGATAGCTTGAGCTGGAGTTCGATTATCAAAGGCCTTGCTGTGCACGGACATGGTCACAAGGCGGTTGGTTACTTCTCTGAAATGGTTAGATTAGGTTTTGTGCCTAGAGATGTTACGTTCACAGCTGTTCTTTCGGCTTGCAGCCACGGTGGGTTAGTTGAAAAAGGTTTTGAAATATATGAGATGATGAAAAGAGATTATGGGATTGAGCCTAGATTAGAGCATTATGGTTGTATTGTTGACATGCTTGGCCGTGCTGGAAAGCTAGCAGAAGCTGAGAGGTTTATCGAAAAAATGCCGGTGAAGCCGAATGCTCCTATATTAGGAGCTTTGCTTGGAGCGTGTAAGATTTATAAGAACGCTGAGGTGGCAGAGAGAGTAGGAAACATGTTGTTAGAGGCGAAACCAGAGCACAGCGGTTACTATGTCCTGCTCTCGAATATCTACGCGTGTGCGGGAAAATGGGAGAAGATCGAGAGCGTGAGGGAGATGATGAAGGAGAAGCTTGTTAAGAAACCGCCAGCGTGGAGTGTAATAGAGATTGATGGGAAGATAAACAAGTTCTCCATGGGAGATGATCATCCTGAGATGGGTAAGATCAGAAGGAAGTGGGAAGAGATTTTGGGGAAGATAAGATTGGTAGGGTATAAGGGGAACACAGAGGATGCGTTTTTTGATGTGGACGAGGAAGAGAAGGAGAGTGCAATTCATATGCATAGCGAGAAGCTTGCTATTGCGTATGGTATGATTAAGACTAAGCCTGGTACAATTATTAGGATAGTGAAGAACTTGAGGGTGTGTGAGGATTGCCATACGGTAACAAAGCATATCTCTGAGGTTTATGGTAGAGAGTTTATTGTAAGAGACCGGAACAGGTTTCATCATTTTAGAAATGGATTATGTTCATGCAGAGATTATTGGTGACAATTGCTTCACTTCTTTGTTTTTGTATTTCTTTAGGAGGATCTGTGATTTTCAGTAGCACAAGATACATCAGTAGTATGTGTTATTTTGTATACTACCTCTATTTCACATCTATAATACAGATATATTATGTGATATAAAATCAAATCCTACCTCTAGTAAGTTGATGAAGTAGGTACAGTCATAATACATATAAATACTAGTCTGGTTAAACGTACAACCAGTATCTCAGTTTTAGACTTTTTGTCATTTAAACATTATTAATCCATGGATATAAGCTATAGAAGAAAATATCTAGCATTTTAGTGTAATATATAGAGTACTTCCATGTAAAAACGAGAGAGGGGCGGTGCCGTCCTTTAGGAGAAGAAGCCACGTGACAAAGAGAGTCTTTTCTGTTGGTCCCATTGCCAAATGGAAGGAAAACTGATTGAAATTGTATAATTAAACATTAATGATACATTTTGATTAAAAAAAAAAACATTAATGATACATCATATCTCGTTCTGTGTTTTAGAGACTGGTTTAATACTTTCTTAAAATTTTCATCTAAACACCACGGTTGCAATTGGAATTGTTTGACACCAGATATGAAAATTGTTTCTTAACCAAAATAAAACTACAACATATTATGCTAACTTCGCTATATTATATGATATGTTTAGCAGGTTTAGCAGTTTGTTATTCAATCAGTCAAAGATTAATCTGCAAACACACCCGTTCCAAAGTTCTATTCATTAATTATTTATTCATATAAACTATTCATTAATCATTATTAATCATTAGTCCTTCATTTTGAATCTTTTTTTGTTTCATAAAAAATCTCATTTTATGTTTGCAATTTATATTGTAAACTTAATTTTATTGCAAAATTGATTGATTTTATAAGTACTTTTATTTATCCTAAACATTATTAGTTAAATAGTTATAATTAGAAAAAACATTAATACATTCTATTCATTTTTTAATTTGTGTGAAAAAATGTCAAAATTGTTGTAAACGTGAAGATGTCAACAAAAGCTGCACCGATCATTGAAATAATAGTGTGAAATAAATTTGAGTGGAGCCCACTGTCACTATTTACACAGTAACTTCTACTTTTTAAATTCTATATAAACGATCGTTTCGATCGTTTGTAACATACCATCATTATCCTTCTAATAACACATCCTCTCTTCTTATCAGTGTTATCTTCTTCGTACGGATATAAAATTTTGCCCTTATTTAAATTTCTGCGATACAATAAAATACCAGTTCTTTTTATAACACGTTATCAGCACGATCGTTCTGCAATTCGGTAAAATTTATTGTATCATATATACCCTGCTATAATGGTCGGTATACCGCCTCTACTATTATTTCTATTATGTTATAATGGCCGGATAACCACCTATATTATTTATTCATATTTTAATTTATTTATTGGTCGGCCGAGCCGCCTTATATTATATTTATTGTTAACTGGACGGCCGAGCCGCCTTTATTTTCTGTTTGTTGTTAACTGGTCGGCTGAGCCGCCTTATATTTTGTTTATTGCTAATTGGTCGGCCGAACCGCTGTATAATTTATTTATTATTCTGCATTGACCGGCTGAGCCGTCGCATAATTTATTATCATAACAAAAAAATATTTATTCACCATAATTTTTATTTTTATCAAAATTTTATGAAATTTAATAGATTTGATTGATCGTTTAATACGATATTTTCAGACTGATTTTCGGTGCACTCGATTTAACCCCAACGGTCACAAAGAAAAATTTTCAAANNNNNNNNNNNNNNNNNNNNNNNNNNNNNNNNNNNNNNNNNNNNNNNNNNNNNNNNNNNNNNNNNNNNNNNNNNNNNNNNNNNNNNNNNNNNNNNNNNNNNNNNNNNNNNNNNNNNNNNNNNNNNNNNNNNNNNNNNNNNNNNNNNNNNNNNNNNNNNNNNNNNNNNNNNNNNNNNNNNNNNNNNNNNNNNNNNNNNNNNNNNNNNNNNNNNNNNNNNNNNNNNNNNNNNNNNNNNNNNNNNNNNNNNNNNNNNNNNNNNNNNNNNNNNNNNNNNNNNNNNNNNNNNNNNNNNNNNNNNNNNNNNNNNNNNNNNNNNNNNNNNNNNNNNNNNNNNNNNNNNNNNNNNNNNNNNNNNNNNNNNNNNNNNNNNNNNNNNNNNNNNNNNNNNNNNNNNNNNNNNNNNNNNNNNNNNNNNNNNNNNNNNNNNNNNNNNNNNNNNNNNNNNNNNNNNNNNNNNNNNNNNNNNNNNNNNNNNNNNNNNNNNNNNNNNNNNNNNNNNNNNNNNNNNNNNNNNNNNNNNNNNNNNNNNNNNNNNNNNNNNNNNNNNNNNNNNNNNNNNNNNNNNNNNNNNNNNNNNNNNNNNNNNNNNNNNNNNNNNNNNNNNNNNNNNNNNNNNNNNNNNNNNNNNNNNNNNNNNNNNNNNNNNNNNNNNNNNNNNNNNNNNNNNNNNNNNNNNNNNNNNNNNNNNNNNNNNNNNNNNNNNNNNNNNNNNNNNNNNNNNNNNNNNNNNNNNNNNNGAACCTCACTGAAAACTTTGAAGGGACATCGTACCTCGATGCCTCCGATTTCGCTAATGAGTTGGACTAGATTACTCCTGAAGAGAGCCGAAATGCTTATAATAAGACTATTGAATAGTTTTCAATATTGTCATGTATAATTATTACATTTCCTGTTTTAAACAAATAATGATGTTTTAACATCACCTTAATGTATAATTATCGTGTTTTTCCTTATATGAATGAATTTTATGTTTCCTTTTATATTTATGACAATTTCAGAAATGGATCAGAATGCTAATGGAGCAAAATCTAAGAAACAGATTCGTGAAATATGCATACCAGATAGTGGAACAACGCACACTATTCTGAGACAAAAGAGATATTTTTCTGATATAAAACCGACAAGAATTGTCGTCAATACAATATCAGGTCCTGCCGACATGATTGAAGGAACTGGTAAAACAAATTTTACGTTGCCAAATGGAACAAAATTTTACATAAATAATGCTCTATATTCTCCAAGTTCTAAAAAGAATTTGTTAAGTTTCAAAGACATATATCTTCACGGATATGATACTCAGTCTGCAACNNNNNNNNNNNNNNNNNNNNNNNNNNNNNNNNNNNNNNNNNNNNNNNNNNNNNNNNNNNNNNNNNNNNNNNNNNNNNNNNNNNNNNNNNNNNNNNNNNNNNNNNNNNNNNNNNNNNNNNNNNNNNNNNNNNNNNNNNNNNNNNNNNNNNNNNNNNNNNNNNNNNNNNNNNNNNNNNNNNNNNNNNNNNNNNNNNNNNNNNNNNNNNNNNNNNNNNNNNNNNNNNNNNNNNNNNNNNNNNNNNNNNNNNNNNNNNNNNNNNNNNNNNNNNNNNNNNNNNNNNNNNNNNNNNNNNNNNNNNNNNNNNNNNNNNNNNNNNNNNNNNNNNNNNNNNNNNNNNNNNNNNNNNNNNNNNNNNNNNNNNNNNNNNNNNNNNNNNNNNNNNNNNNNNNNNNNNNNNNNNNNNNNNNNNNNNNNNNNNNNNNNNNNNNNNNNNNNNNNNNNNNNNNNNNNNNNNNNNNNNNNNNNNNNNNNNNNNNNNNNNNNNNNNNNNNNNNNNNNNNNNNNNNNNNNNNNNNNNNNNNNNNNNNNNNNNNNNNNNNNNNNNNNNNNNNNNNNNNNNNNNNNNNNNNNNNNNNNNNNNNNNNNNNNNNNNNNNNNNNNNNNNNNNNNNNNNNNNNNNNNNNNNNNNNNNNNNNNNNNNNNNNNNNNNNNNNNNNNNNNNNNNNNNNNNNNNNNNNNNNNNNNNNNNNNNNNNNNNNNNNNNNNNNNNNNNNNNNNNNNNNNNNNNNNNNNNNNNNNNNNNNNNNNNNNNNNNNNNNNNNNNNNNNNNNNNNNNNNNNNNNNNNNNNNNNNNNNNNNNNNNNNNNNNNNNNNNNNNNNNNNNNNNNNNNNNNNNNNNNNNNNNNNNNNNNNNNNNNNNNNNNNNNNNNNNNNNNNNNNNNNNNNNNNNNNNNNNNNNNNNNNNNNNNNNNNNNNNNNNNNNNNNNNNNNNNNNNNNNNNNNNNNNNNNNNNNNNNNNNNNNNNNNNNNNNNNNNNNNNNNNNNNNNNNNNNNNNNNNNNNNNNNNNNNNNNNNNNNNNNNNNNNNNNNNNNNNNNNNNNNNNNNNNNNNNNNNNNNNNNNNNNNNNNNNNNNNNNNNNNNNNNNNNNNNNNNNNNNNNNNNNNNNNNNNNNNNNNNNNNNNNNNNNNNNNNNNNNNNNNNNNNNNNNNNNNNNNNNNNNNNNNNNNNNNNNNNNNNNNNNNNNNNNNNNNNNNNNNNNNNNNNNNNNNNNNNNNNNNNNNNNNNNNNNNNNNNNNNNNNNNNNNNNNNNNNNNNNNNNNNNNNNNNNNNNNNNNNNNNNNNNNNNNNNNNNNNNNNNNNNNNNNNNNNNNNNNNNNNNNNNNNNNNNNNNNNNNNNNNNNNNNNNNNNNNNNNNNNNNNNNNNNNNNNNNNNNNNNNNNNNNNNNNNNNNNNNNNNNNNNNNNNNNNNNNNNNNNNNNNNNNNNNNNNNNNNNNNNNNNNNNNNNNNNNNNNNNNNNNNNNNNNNNNNNNNNNNNNNNNNNNNNNNN
It encodes:
- the LOC106318986 gene encoding F-box protein At5g06550, translated to MPNSLLASSLRNRRRRSKSKRQKLIQNQPPSQETALTEEEEEEEEDEGNGFKLKTSAKHGVQPLGNLYFVNKGAVNVRNTGLGNLQVLTDELVLEILALLDAAHLGVLSTVTKSFYVFANHEPLWRNLVLEELKGDFLFAGSWKATYVASRYPKSQPFGGDGESVLKIRDFYSDYLFQSWLCANLEMKREWLERDNISRVRGLSVEEFITNFEEPNKPVLLEGCLDDWGAVKKWTKEYLSDVAGDVEFAVGPVEMKLENYFKYSDGVSEERPLYLFDPKFAEKVPVLDSEYEAPVYFREDLFSVLGNERPDYRWIIIGPSGSGSSFHIDPNSTSAWNAVITGSKKWVLFPPDVVPPGVHPSPDGAEVACPVSIMEWFMNFYGDTRSWNKRPVECVCKAGEVVFVPNGWWHLVINLEESIAITQNYVSRRNLLNVLEFLKKPNAKELVSGTNDRENLHDKFKKAIEEAYPGTIQELEKKAEEKRIAEEQKVTFWDAATDSKSGAFKFSF
- the LOC106318985 gene encoding pentatricopeptide repeat-containing protein At5g06540; its protein translation is MSSSIVLNTLRSKHPKLALLQTCSSFTDLKIIHGFLIRTHLISDVFVASRLLSLSFKSTEYAYRIFSQIQSPNLFVFNLLIRTFSTSPEPSKAYNFYTQMLRLCIPPDNITFPFLIKASAEMECVGTGAQIHSHIVRFGFHNDVYAENSLVHMYATCGSIASAGRVFGGMSYRNVVSWTSMVDGYCKCGLVDDAREMFDEMPHRNLVTWSIMINGYAKNNRFEEAVELFEVMQREGVVANETVMVSVVSSCAHLGALGVGVMAHEYVVENGMSVNLVLGTALVEMYWRCGEMEKAVRVFQELDEKDSLSWSSIIKGLAVHGHGHKAVGYFSEMVRLGFVPRDVTFTAVLSACSHGGLVEKGFEIYEMMKRDYGIEPRLEHYGCIVDMLGRAGKLAEAERFIEKMPVKPNAPILGALLGACKIYKNAEVAERVGNMLLEAKPEHSGYYVLLSNIYACAGKWEKIESVREMMKEKLVKKPPAWSVIEIDGKINKFSMGDDHPEMGKIRRKWEEILGKIRLVGYKGNTEDAFFDVDEEEKESAIHMHSEKLAIAYGMIKTKPGTIIRIVKNLRVCEDCHTVTKHISEVYGREFIVRDRNRFHHFRNGLCSCRDYW